GTTATCGTTGTTATGTATATGAGGTTCAcagatacattaaaaaaacgtgGAATAACATCGGAACAAGTATATTGTCATACTCTAACTAAGAGGACCTTTCAAACAATGATTAAGTATTCCAGGTTTATTGGTAATGTCTCCAAAAGTTTAGCAAGAGCTGATGTCAGGCAGGGTGCCTTGGCAGCGGTTCTTCCAGCCGTACCAGGCGTTGAATCCGTGGCGTTTGAAAACCTTCTTCGCGCACTTCGCCGCTTTTGTAATATCGTCAGTTATGAGTTCTGGAACATAAGTTGCATTTTAGACTCATCCTCGTAAACTAACCTCTTGCCGGCCGAAATAGTAGATGAAGGAGTTTGTAGAATCCCGTAGCTTTGTCTTTTTTTACGCTATACAGGttagccttgactgcaatctaattTATGATTATAGCGGGCTTACTTGCTAAGTACGAGTTTGGCAATAATATTAGACCAAcatccaaatcggtttctacgcaacgtCGTACCAAAAACGCTAAATCGCGTTGTGGCACGGCTTTGTCAGTAggtttgacggccaattggcgcagtggccagtgatcctgctttctgaccACAagagctgtgggttcgattcctacaactggaaaatgttttttgtatcaacatcaatgttttcagtgactgggcgtttatttgtattttatgagtatttatgtatattatatatttaaaaaaatgcatcagtcatcttattcaaaaaaattaaaaattcatttatttcaagtaggaccagtttataagcactttcgaaacgtcaagcctgtctgtttgtagtgactctgccaccggtttTGAAGGCAGATtgcaccgagaagagccggcaagaaactcagcagatttctcTCTCtttttagcacccataacacaagctacgcttactttggggctagttagCGATGCttgtattgtcataatatatttattattcaattatttatttttaaaaagaaaaaaaaaacagagccATGTCTGTAGCCAACCACCAGAAACAACTAAACGAGATCAAATTCATGAATTGCAAAACCATCTCGATCCAACACTTGTAAGACAATTACAAGAACTTACCTGCGCATGTTACATTGCAGTCTTTCCCAGCGGTACTGGTGTGGCTGCACCAATATTTGTCGTTGATCTGGAACAGCCCGTAGTCCCGGGAGCCATTTTTGTTCTCCTTGCTGACCTTATTCGAGTTACCACTGCTTTCGCTCTCGACGAGGCACACCCCTGTGTAATGAAAATAGCAAATTTTAAAACAGAcagtagttttaaaataaatgcattgaTAGCCTCGTAGACTTCATTCTCTGTTCTGGGACCGCGTTCTGCGTTGCACCAACACATTTTCGAAGTTAAGTGtgataaaaacatacattttagcCTTTAAAGGTGCAGGAAAAtatagtgaggaaaccagcttgtctgagagttctccatgacgttcagaggtgtgtgaagtctaccaatccgctcttggccagcgtggtgggctacggcctacaccctcctcattctgagagaagacccttgccctgtaatgGACCGTTAATGGGCTGATAAAGATAAGCAAATATCAAGTGAAGAaagacatcgtgaggcaacTTGCATACCTGTAAGTTCTCCAGAAAGGCCTGTGATGTATATACatcgtgtaacagaattacgaaataatattgaagggtgcATTAGTGTATATATTagtgaaataccatcaacacgtacgaagcgttttgcttcttcctttctgatccgcaccgcaaaggcctggaatgccctcccatcttccgtcttccctgatacctataatctgggtaccttcaaatcaagagtgaataggcatcttctaggcaagcgcgcttcatcttaggctgcatcatcatttaccatcaggtgtgattgcagaagcacttgtctatatatttaaatatatatatatatatatatatatatatatatcatatggaatcaccctgtaaaaatattaaatcaagctAATTTATTTctccatataaaataattcaaaacatccTAAGTGCTTACTAATGTAAgctctattgaagataaagaccGAGACGCGCATAGTatttacgctacgcgacgcatacctaataaagtcACAGGAAagacatgattttaattttgtatgtgatgttagggctaggtatatctgatttctttcagtaaaaaatatggcagtggtttactcaaaaactattaggttttcggtttcatagatgtctcagatacagtacataatgtactctaaagcctgtgaaatattatttcggttttcatttacacgttgtataccaaTTCGCACTCAGCCATTGTGGTATATTATAAACCCTACTCTTTCtgtaaggagacccgtgcaatgTGGACCGATAATATGTTGAATCTGATGAAGAGTGGATACTTGAAATTTGCACCCGTGACTTTACTTGAGTCCATCCAACAAGTCTCTACAAGGCCAGTTTAAAAGGTACTAAGCTTACTTTAATATCCCATGTATTTCAGTAttcattataaacaaaaactaatGTTTTACACTTTTACTTACAGTCCCGAAGCTTGTTTTCTGGGAACCCTTGACTCCTCAATTCCCGCACAAGTTCGCATCTCTTAAAAGTTTTGCTTTCGCACTGCAAAACTACCACTGCTGCGATAGCGACGAAAACTGCTACGTATTTCataatagatatattttgttGCAATAAGTACCTACAAATAACGATGTGAACGCTGTTAAAATCTGGATACGTTTGAAAAGTACCAGGAAAATATAAGCTTTTATATGCTATCTTTATATTGCGTGTGTTGTGCTCAAGTCAAATTAGTTAGTGTGGGTAATGTACTCGGGGAATCCTCGCTATCTTGAGCCCCGTTTTTTATTgaacgtaggtaggtaggtatgttttcAATTCACTTTGGGTGAATATGTATATTAACAAACACAAACAACAGTTGCAaagattatgattattattatactggacgatttataaaactttgtaaaatttacttttcGTTTTTCGCTTTCAAGTTTATGGTCTTTATTTAAGCAAGTTGCGCTTAGCGTGGGCACTGAGAAATTGCTGTTTTTAGGGCTTTCGTTACTAAAATGACTTGAACTGGACTTTGTACGGCACGGCTGTGTTATTCAGATAACCACAGGTTATATTAAATTCAGGTTATGACTTGTTTGTAAGATAttgtttatcaattttcttttaatttatacaattttattcattatcaaattcaattataaatgaaaaaatat
The genomic region above belongs to Pararge aegeria chromosome 11, ilParAegt1.1, whole genome shotgun sequence and contains:
- the LOC120627640 gene encoding lysozyme-like, producing MKYVAVFVAIAAVVVLQCESKTFKRCELVRELRSQGFPENKLRDWVCLVESESSGNSNKVSKENKNGSRDYGLFQINDKYWCSHTSTAGKDCNVTCAELITDDITKAAKCAKKVFKRHGFNAWYGWKNRCQGTLPDISSC